CTGGGCGTGGGTGGCGGTGCGGCCGGCCTCGAGCTGGTGGACCACGCGCATCGCCTGGTCGACCGGGATCGCGAAGCCGAGGCCGATGCTGCCGGACTGGCCGCCCGCGGGGGAGGACGAGCCGAGCGAGGCGATCGCGGAGTTGATGCCGATCACGCGGCCCGCCGCGTCGACGAGCGGGCCGCCGGAGTTGCCGGGGTTGATGGGGGCGTCGGTCTGGACGGCGTCGATGACGGTGCCCTGCGAGCCCGACTCGCCCGAGGTGCTGACCGGGCGGTCGAGCGCGCTGACGATGCCGGTGGTGACGGTGCCCTGGAGGCCGAGCGGGGCGCCGACGGCCACGACGGGCTGGCCCACGACCAGGTGGGAGGAGGAGCCGATGGTGGCGGGGGTGAGGCCGCTGACGCCCGAGATCCGCACCACGGCGAGGTCGGTCACGGGGTCGGCCCCCACGATCCGGGCGCGGTGGGTGGAGCCGTCGCTCAGCACCGCCTCGATCCGGCCGCCCTGCGCGCCGGCCGCCACGACGTGGTCGTTGGTCAGCACGGTGCCGTCGGCGGAGAGCACGATGCCGCTGCCCTCGTCCTCCTGCGTGGCGCCGGAGCAGCCGAGCGCACCCTCGGAGGAGGAGGCGGCGCCCTGCACCTTGAGCAGCACCACGCTCGGGGTCACGGCGCGGGCCACCTGCTCGACGTCCTGCGCGCCGGCGGAGGCCGCCGAGGCCGCGGCGTGGCTGACCGGTGCCGAGGCGGGGGCGGGGGCGGCCGCGGCGTTGGTCAGGCCGGCGCCGAGGGCACCACCGGCGCCGCCGGCGACGAGGCCGACGACGGCGAGCGCGGCCACCCCGCGCCAGCGGTGGCGCGGCGGGGCGGGAGCGGCGTACGCCGTGGGGGCGGGGGCGCCCGAGGGCGTCGTGGCGGCGGTGGGGACGGGGTCCGAGGGCTGGTGGTCGGTCATGGCCCCACCGTGCGCCGCCCACCTTGGAGCCCGCTGAGCCGCGATCCTGACCGCCACCTGACCACGGGGGCCGGCGGCCTCGCGCCCGCGCGCGGGGCGGAGCACGCTGGAGGAGGGCCCCGGCGAGCGGGCCCGGAGGACGACCGGAGGACGAGGGGGCGAGCCCGGTGCGGGTGCTGCTGGTCGAGGACGAGCGGACGCTGGGGGACACCCTGGCCCGGGGGCTGCGGCAGCAGGGATGGAGCGTCGACCTCGCCCGGCACGGGCTGGCGGGGCTCTCGCGCGCGGTCGAGCGGGAGCACGACGTGGTGCTGCTCGACGTGGTGCTCCCGCGGCTGCACGGCTACGAGGTGCTGCGCGAGCTGCGTCGGCGCGGGATCGCCACGCCCGTGGTGATGCTGAGCGCCAAGGACGGCGAGCTCGACCAGGCCGACGCGCTGGACCTGGGGGCCGACGACTACGTGACCAAGCCGTTCTCGTTCGTGCTGCTGCTCGCGCGGATCCGGGCCGTCGTGCGCCGCGGGCCCGCCTCGCTCCCGGCCGTGCTGGCCGCCGGCGACCTGACGCTCGACCCCGGCACCCACCGGGTGGCGCGCGCCGGGGTCGACGTCGCCCTGACGGCGCGGGAGTTCGCGCTGCTGGAGCACCTGATGCGCCACCGCGGCCAGGTGCTGAGCAAGGCCCAGCTGCTCGCCGAGGTCTGGGACCCGGCGGCGGAGCCGGACCCCAACACCGTCGAGGTCTACGTGCGCTACCTGCGCACCAAGGTCGACCTGCCCTTCGGTGTCCGCAGCATCGAGACGCTGCGCGGGGTGGGCTACAGGCTGGTCGACGCGACCGTCCCGACCCCGGTCGCCGCGGCGGGGTGAGGACGCCGTCCCGCCCCTCGGGAGCATCGCGGCGTCCGGACCCGGCGGGGCCGGGCGCCCCTAGGGTGAGCCGCATGAGCTCCGGCCCCGCACGTGCCGGCGGGCCGGTGCTGCTGCTCGGGGCGCTCGGCGTCGTCTTCGGCGACATCGGCACCAGCCCGCTGTACGCCTTCACCACGGTGCTGGCCGACGGCGCCAGGGGCCCGGCGCGGCTCACCCCCGAGCTGGTCTACGGCATGACCTCGACGGTGATCTGGTCGATGGTGCTGGTGGTCTCGCTGCTCTACGTCCGGCTGCTGCTGCGCGCCGACAACGACGGCGAGGGCGGCCTGCTGGCCCTGCTCGCGCTGCTGCGGCGCACCGCCGACGGCGGCCGGGCCCGCAGCCTGGCGGTGCTGTCGGTGGTGGCGGCGCTGGGGGCGGCGATGTTCCTGGGCGACAGCGTCATCACCCCGGCCATCTCGGTGCTCTCGGCCGCGGAGGGCCTCGAGGTCAGCGACCCGGGCCTGGGGCGGTTCGTGGTGCCGATGGCGCTGGTCGTGCTGGCGGTGCTCTTCGTCGTGCAGCAGTTCGGCACGGGCAGCATCGGGCGCTTCTTCGGCCCGGTGATGGTGGTGTGGTTCGCCTCGCTCACGGTGCTCGGCGCCGTCTCGATCGCGCACCACCCCGGGGTGCTGCAGGCGCTCTCGCCGCACTGGATCGTGCGCTACGTCGCCACCGAGCCGCTGACGGCGTTCCTCTCGCTCGGGGCGGTGGTGCTGGCCTTCACCGGCGCCGAGGCGCTGTACGCCGACCTCGGCCACTTCGGGCGC
This genomic interval from Nocardioides scoriae contains the following:
- a CDS encoding S1C family serine protease — encoded protein: MTDHQPSDPVPTAATTPSGAPAPTAYAAPAPPRHRWRGVAALAVVGLVAGGAGGALGAGLTNAAAAPAPASAPVSHAAASAASAGAQDVEQVARAVTPSVVLLKVQGAASSSEGALGCSGATQEDEGSGIVLSADGTVLTNDHVVAAGAQGGRIEAVLSDGSTHRARIVGADPVTDLAVVRISGVSGLTPATIGSSSHLVVGQPVVAVGAPLGLQGTVTTGIVSALDRPVSTSGESGSQGTVIDAVQTDAPINPGNSGGPLVDAAGRVIGINSAIASLGSSSPAGGQSGSIGLGFAIPVDQAMRVVHQLEAGRTATHAQLGVSVGDSTDPAGAALEDVTAGSAAARAGLRTGDVVTAVDHQPVGDSTSLVAAIRSQAPGDRVAVTYVRHGSTHTVEVTLGSDAATT
- a CDS encoding response regulator transcription factor, which codes for MRVLLVEDERTLGDTLARGLRQQGWSVDLARHGLAGLSRAVEREHDVVLLDVVLPRLHGYEVLRELRRRGIATPVVMLSAKDGELDQADALDLGADDYVTKPFSFVLLLARIRAVVRRGPASLPAVLAAGDLTLDPGTHRVARAGVDVALTAREFALLEHLMRHRGQVLSKAQLLAEVWDPAAEPDPNTVEVYVRYLRTKVDLPFGVRSIETLRGVGYRLVDATVPTPVAAAG